The genomic stretch GTGTTTTAAATATTTCAATAATCTTTCCTGAGGCTGAGCATAAGCTTCAAATTAATGACGGTTATGAAATGATGTATGCACTAATTCAAGATATGTTTAAAGACTTAACTGATAAAATAGTCGCAAAAGAAATCGTTGGATCTTATTGTCCCGGAGATTTTGATTTAAGCATCGATGGAAAGAAATTCGCAGGGATTTCTCAACGCCGTATACGTAAAGGCGTTGCCGTCCAAATATATTTATGTGTTAACGAGAGTGGTTCAAAACGTGCTTCCATTGTCAAAGACTTTTATGAGATAGCGATCAATAACCAAGAAACTTCATTTAACTACCCTACCATTATGCCAAATACAATGGCATCACTTAGCGAGCTATTATCAGCTGAAATTACCGTTACAGATACAATGAAGAGACTGTTACAATCTCTAATTAAATTAACCCCTAAACTAACTCCTAGCTCTTTATTTGGTGATGAAATAGATTTATATAATTACCATTTGCAGCGAATGATTGACCGTAACTCGGAATTGAGTTCGATGCAAGAATGTTAAGAGAAGGATAAGAATGTAAAAGAACCACAAGATTACTTTTTCTTGTGGTTTTTTGTGTTCAAATTTAGTTCCTATCTCCATGCCATCAAACTAAAAAAGAGTGCTCTAAAGTCCAATGACTCCCGAGCACTCTTTCTATATATCAAAGAAAAATATCAGGTCTACCCTTACAGTGACTGAGCAGCAGTAATAATTGATAATTTATAAACGTCTTCACTGTTACAACCACGAGATAGGTCATTAACAGGCATATTTAGTCCTTGTAAGATTGGTCCGATTGCTTCGAAATTACCTAATCGTTGAGCAATTTTATAACCAATGTTTCCTGCTTCTAAGCTTGGGAATACGAATGTATTAGCATCACCTTTAATAACTGAATCTGGTGCTTTACTTTTTGCTACAGATGGTACAAACGCAGCATCAAATTGGAACTCACCATCTAAAGTTAATTCAGGTGCAAGTTCTTTTGCAATTTTAACCGCTTCAGCAACTTTTTCAGTTTCAGGTGATTTTGCTGAACCTTTTGTTGAAAAGCTTAACATTGCAATTTTTGGTTCAATATCAAATAATTTTGCTGTTTTTGCACTTTCAATAGCAATTTCAGCTAAGTCTTGGCTATTTGGGGCAATGTTAATCGCACAGTCTGCAAATACGTATTTTTCATCTTCACGAACCATAATAAATACACCTGATGTTTTTGTAACACCTGGTTTAGTTTTAATAATTTGAAGTGCTGGACGTACTGTGTCTGCAGTTGAATGTGTTGCACCACTAACTAGCCCATTCGCTTTATTTGCATAAACTAGCATTGTTCCGAAGTAGTTCGGATCTAATAGTGCTTTACGTGCTTGCTCTTCTGTTGCTTTTCCTTTGCGACGCTCAACAAAAGAAGCAACTAGTTCTTCCATTTTTTCATAAGTAGATGGGTCTAAAATTTCTACTCCTTGAAGCTCTAAGCCTAAACTACTTGCTTTTTCTTTAACGCTTTCTACATTACCTATTAAAATTGGTTTTAGTACTTCTTCTTTTGCTAGTCTATCAGCTGCTGTTAAGATTCTCTCATCTAAACCTTCTGGTAAAACAATTGAAATACCTTTACCTGATACTTTTTGCTTAATGCTTTCAAATAGATTACTCATAATAGCCTCCAACATATTTAAAATTATTTTATTTGTATATAATTAGAATAAAACCTTTTTAGAGTAATGAAAAATATAATATATTTAATAAAGCGCTATCATTTAAAGTAAATTAATTCCTAATTTTCTAAATAAATTAGGTTACTGTATAATTTTGTATGTTTTTACAAAATACTTTTAATTGTAGTATGCTATATAAATGAAAATCAATACGATAACGTTTGGGGGATTTAAAATGAGTGAAGCTGCAAAAACTTTAGATGGTTGGTATTGTTTACATGACTTTAGAAGTATGGATTGGCATGCTTTTAAACAATTAAGCAGTGATGAGCGTCAATTAGCGATCACAGAATTCCAACAAGTATTCTCAAAATGGAATCAAGTTGCCGATGCTGGTGAAGGTAGCCATGCTATTTACAACATTTTAGGTCAAAAGGCAGATATGATGTTTATGGTTTTACGACCTACTATGGATGAATTACTACATATTGAAACAGAAATAAACAAAACTACACTGTCTCAATTTATGATTCCTACTTATTCATACGTTTCTGTAGTTGAATTAAGTAATTACTTAAGCGAAGAAGATGGTGATCCATATCAAAATCCTCATGTTCGCTCTAGACTTTACCCTGCATTACCAAAATCTCAGTATGTATGCTTCTATCCAATGGATAAAAAGCGTGAAGGTGAAGATAACTGGTACATGCTTCCTTCAGGAGCTCGTAAAGAAATGATGTACAGCCACGGAAAAATTGGACGAGGTTACGCTGGAAAAGTTAAACAAATCATTACTGGTTCAGTTGGATTTGATGATTACGAGTGGGGCGTTACACTATTTGCTGAAGATGTACTTCAGTTCAAAAAATTAATTTATGAAATGCGCTTTGATGAAGTAAGTGCACGTTATGGTGTATTTGGTTCATTCTTTGTTGGAACGATCTTAAAAGAAGACGCATTCTCAAAATATCTTTACGTATAATTGAATACTTAGGGTATCCTCTATATACGATCAGTCATAGTATATAAATTAAAAGACTTCTCTTTTTGAGAAGTTTTTTTATTTCCCTTTTGGAAAAGGTGTCATATGTTTCTTTCAATTTTAATATAGTTACAGTAGTGAACGAACTAATTAGTCCTCGCTTTCCGATCACCTTTTGGGATTCGTGCAGAGTATATAATTCGGATGAGGAGGCTTTTTTATGGCTGTAATTCGTTATACCGAAGCTGAAGTTTCATTGCTTGCAAGATTAATGCGTGCTGAAGCTGAAGGCGAAGGTAAAGAAGGTATGTTAATGGTTGGAAATGTCTGTGTTAACAGGGTTTTATGTGACTGCTTAGATTTTAGAGATATTCGGAGTCTAACAGATATGGTTTATCAGAATCCTGGTGGTTTTGAAGCCGTGCAAAAATCATACTTTTATCAACGTGCACGCGATCAAGATATTGAACTTTCTAGAAAAGTAATAGCAGGACAACGTTTTTGGCCTGCAACTTATGGCCTATGGTTCTTCCGCCCGGCAGGCTCATGCCCAGGAACTTGGTTTAACCAAAAACTAGCAGGAAGATATAAGTCACATTGCTTTTACCAACCAACTTCTCAAGATTGTCCGAAAGTTTACAGTGTTTAAAATGATTTAACTAAGGGAGGTTTTTTCTTTGAGTAATCCTTTCGAATATTATCAAAATATTTATCGTGCGGCTCAACCTACCCAGGGACAAGGGCAACAAACTGGGCAAGGACAAGGGCAAGGGTTTGCAGCTCCATCAGGTGGCATGATCACTCAGCAGGGTCAAGTTACCACCCCGGCTGGTCTTTTTGAACAATCCTATGTAGAAAATATACTTAGAGCTAATCGTGGGAAAATTGCTACTGTTTATATGACATTCACTGGTCACCAACAACAAGTATTCGTCGGGTATATTATGGGAGCAGGACGTGATCATATTGTACTCAGAGATGTAAATTCAACGAAAACTTTCGTATTACTGACAATTTACCTAGACTACGTCACATTTGACGAAGAAATAGCTCTCCCTTATCAGCTTTAGAAAAAAAGTGTTCAATACAGTGCAAACTCGCACTACTATTGAACACTTTTTTTATTTCATAACAGTAATTCCTACTAAGATCCAAGCAACTAAAAATGCTAATCCTCCTAACGGAGTAATTGCACCTAGTATTTTAATGCCAGATACACTTAATATGTATAAGCTTCCAGAGAATAAGATTATTCCTATTACCGATAACCATCCCGCCCACATTAATTGAGTTGATGATCCATATTTATCAATTAAAAATGCAATAATAAATAATCCACCTGTTTGGAACATTTGATATTGAACAGCTTTATGCCAAACTTCTAGTGATTTTTCAGAAATTTTCCCCTCAAGTCCATGTGCTCCAAAGGCACCTAATGCGATAGATAAAAATGCAAAAATACTACCAAACAAGAAAAATAATTTCACTTCTTCTCCCCCTATATCTTAAAAATCTAATAATGATCCGCCTTGTTCCGAATCATCCATTTTAGGCATAACAGACGGCTGAGACATAAAAGGCTGACTTGGTATTGATTGAATAACATTACTAGTTATTACACTTTTGATAACCTCTACACTACTCTCATCTTCAAGAAGTAACTCGCATAAAGAACGAATACTCGCTATTCTTTCTCGAAATTGACCTGGCTTTTGTGTATTTACTTTCGCCTTTTGCAACTCATTTTCAATTTGCTGGATTACTTTTTCTACACTGATATTCAGATAAATCACCACCAAACTTTTTTAACACAATCCAATAAACCATATTATACTATGGCTTTTTTATGAAAGCGAATAACAACCTAATTAAGCACTATTTTAGTGGAACGGTGGTATACTAAAAAGGTTAATTTTAGGAGGTATTATTTTGGACTATAAAATGATTGTATTAGACATCGATGACACACTTTTGACAGATCATCATGTGATTTCTCCACGAACTAAAGAAGCTTTACTAAAAGCACAAGATATAGGTGTTAAAGTAGTATTAGCTTCTGGTAGACCAACATTTGCAATGCATAAGTTGGCAGAAGAGCTATTACTTCATGATTATGGTAGTTATGTTTTATCATTTAATGGTGGAATTATTACTGACTATCGAACTAAAAATAATGTTTATGAATGCGCATTAACAAAAGACCAAGCCCATGAACTTTACGAAATTAGTAAAAAACATAATGTGTTCGTTCATACATATATTGAAAATGATATTATTACTGAACAAGGCAATCAATACACTGATATTGAAGGCGAGCTTACAGGTATGCCTATTAAAGAAGTAAGTAGCTTCACCGGCCATGTGCAAACAGACGTAGTAAAATTATTAATGTTAGAAGACCCAGAAAAACTGGCTCAAGTTGAAAAAATTCTCCAAAAAGAGCTCGAAGGTAAAATCAGCGTCATGCGTTCGAAACCATTCTTCTTAGAACTAACGAATATTGAAGTAGATAAAGGAAAAAGCCTTAATCATTTAATTCAAATTCTAGGAATTCGCCAAGATGAAGTCATCTCTGTAGGTGACGGATATAATGACCTTCCGATGATTAAATTCGCAGGACTAGGTGTAGCGATGGGGAATGCTCCTGAAGAAATTAAGCAACAAGCAGACTATGTAACTGCCACTAATAATGAAGATGGTGTGGCACAAGTTGTTGAGAAGTTTATACTGAATAATCAATAATGATGTGATCATAGTAAACGTATGATAACCCGCAAGAATGATGGGTTATCTTTTTTTATGTACTGAAATTTTGAGTGTTTATCATCTTGTTAACGCGAACACTAGGTGAACAATATTGATAAAGTTGTGAACCTCGTTGATATATTGCTAGATCTCGTTGATATAGTGTTTAATCCCGTTGATATATGGTCAAATCTCGTTGATATTTCGGATACTCATGAGATAACCGCTTAATTATTAGAGTGAACATCCCCCTCCTACACAAGTACAAGCATCTTATCAACAAATATTACGGTTTTATCGATAAAACTTTTTATTTTATCAACAAAAATAACTACTTTATCAATAAAGTTCACAGCTTTATCAACAAAATACACAAAGTGTTCGCGTTTTCCATGCGGAATCAAAAGAAGCTGCCTGAATAGACAGCTTCCTTCGATATTGAAATCTATTTTACTGCCCAATCAATTGCTTCCATTTGAAACTCTTCTAATTTTTGATTAATTTGTGAAAATGGTTTACTTCCAAAGAATCCTCTACTAGCAGATAATGGGCTCGGATGGTGGGCTTTTAATATTGCATGACGGCTACTTGTAATTAATTCTTCTTTTGCTTGGGCGTGTTTTCCCCATAGAACGAAAATAATCGGACGTTCGTGTTTATTTAGTTCAGATAAGATTGTATTTGTAAATACTTCCCACCCTTTATTTTTATGCGAGTTGGGTTCACCTTCGCGAACTGTTAGAACTGTATTCAATAACAAGATGCCTTGGTTTGCCCAATTATTTAAATAGCCACTTGTTGGGATGTCTATGCCTAAATCACTGTTTAGTTCTTTATAAATATTTCTTAAAGAAGGTGGTATTTTTACTCCTGGTAATACAGAAAAGCTTAATCCATGCGCTTGACCTGGTTGATGGTACGGATCTTGTCCTAAGATGACTACTTTACAATTTTCATATGAACATTCATTTAACGCTTGAAATAAATGATCTTTCTCAGGATAAATAGTTTGATTCTTATATTCTTCTTCTAGAAAACGCATTAAATCTTTAAAATATGGTTTGTCAAATTCTAATTTTAATTTTTCTCTCCACTGTGACGATAGTTGAAGCAATGAAATACCACCTTTCCTGACGAAATTTCCCGAGAAATAGTCTTTATTTGTTGTTTATTGTCGTTGTCCCCAGCTCAATAGAATAGTTGAATTAATAAAATTGCTAATAGTATTTGAAAGCCTACAATACTCAGTGCGTATAGAGATAGTAATTTCCCTTGTTTAATAATTCGTTTTAGATTTACGTTCAATCCTATAGCAGCCAGTGCAATAATTTCAAGCAAGTGACTTGTATTATTAGAAATAGTTGCAGCCCAACTTGGTAGCACTCCTAAACTATATAAAACACACAGGATCACAAAACCAATTACATACCAAGGAAATTGGATTCTTACTTTTTCGCTTGAGTCCTCAGTAGGTATGTTTCTTCTCTTTATATTTGATAAACTGAACACTACAAAAACAAGAAAAACTACACGAATTAATTTAAATAAAGTCGCATAATTTTTTACCTCATCGTTCACCAAACTACCGCTGGCAACAACTTGTCCAACTGATTGTAAGGTGCTCCCGATTAACGCAGAAGTCGGCAAAGTTTGCGAGTGATATAAAACAGAAGCGATAACAGGCAGGATAAACATCAAGACTGTTCCCATCATATTTACAAGTGTCACAGCCAAGCCTTTTTCTTCTTGAGTAGCATGAATTGCAGGAGCTGTAGCACCAATTGCTGATGAGCCACATACTGCATTTCCACTTGCCATTAAATAACTAAAGTTCAATCCAAAACCTAATTTTTCGCCGATCCAAATCGTAAAAATAATCACAAAACACATTTGAGTTACGATTAAAATAATGCCTTTTAAACCCAATAAGCTAATCATTTGAACACTTATAGTTGCTCCTAATAAAAAAATTGATATCTCCAATAATTTACTTTCTGCAAACTTTCTACCGCCTTCAAAATAAGACTTTAAGTGAACAGTATTACCGATTAAAAGCCCTATTAGAATTGAAAAAGTAGCTGCTCCAATTGGCAATATATAAGAAAGTGATTGACTAACAAGCGCGATAATAAGACAAATAACTAACCCTGGAATAATCTTCAAAACAATCCCCATAATAATCTCCAAGTTTTCAATATAATATTTAATTCTATCTTTCATTATTATGTAACGAAAAAAGAAATTCGACAATATTCTTGCCGAATTTCCAAATTTATCATATAAAAAATTCACTCTTCATTGTAGCTTGAAGATTCTACAATGTACTGAGGTCTTCTTTTTGCTTCATAATATGTCTTTCCTAAATATTCGCCTAATACACCAATCATCAATAGTTGGACTCCACCAAATAACATAATGAAATTGGAAATTGTATATAAGCCAGGTATTCTAATCCCTACCAAAAGTACTTTAAAACTCATCATAATAAAGATCACAAGACTAATGCCAATTAATAGTAAACCAATTTTAGTTAACAATCTCAATGGCCTCGTATTAAAACAAAGAATATACTCAATGGACCTTTTCATAGAATCAAGCTTCTTTACTTCTGACTCTTTATTAATTATTCTTGACGTGATTTCATACTCGATTTCTTTTATTTTAAATCCAATCCAATTAAACATACCTTTTGAATAACGATTTGATTCAGGCATACTTAAAATTGCATTAACTACTTTTCTGCTTAACAAACGAAAGTCAGATTCATTTTGCAAAATGTCAGGATCAACAAATTTTCTAATGAATTTCTCAACAATGCCTTTTTTCGCTTTTTTTAGAACTGAATTCTCTAATTTTTTTGAAGCAAGTACATGGTTATTACCCTTTTGGTATTCATCCATCATCTCAAGAATAACGTTTGGTGGATGTATAAAGCTTCCATCCATTAACACGACTACCTCACCTTTCGAGTGTTCAAGACCAGCGTACAGTGCACCTTCTCTTCCAAAGTGACGAGTAAACGAGATATATTTCAAATGATTGCTATGGTTTGCAACAACTTGAAGTGCTAATAATGTATCATCTTCACTTCCATCGTTTATATATATAATTTCATAATCGTCTTTAAGTAATTTTAATGTATTTGATAAGTTAACGTGAAATCTTTCTAAATTTTCTCCACTGTTATAACAATAAACTACAACTGATATTTTCAAACTAAACACCTACTTCTCCTAAAAGCTATGAAATGATAACTTTTATCTATGTTATAGCACTTGGCGAAACAGTTCAATCATTTTCATTCCAATTTGTATTTTTTGGAAACTAATGAATGAGTTTACTTTTTTTAGAAAGATCCACTATTTTACTAGCTCTTTTATTAATTGGCGCTTTAAAAACTACACCTATTATAATTGCAATAATGACAAATAGAGATAGTGTCAGAAGATCCCTTTGAACAGTATTCCAAATGATTCCACCGGTAGCCTCTCTTAACAAGCTTAGTGCATAAGTAAACGGTAAAAATGGGTTGATTTTTTGGAAAAATGGCGGAGTTACTTGAATTGGGTAGACTCCCCCAGCACCAGATATTTGAAGAACTAGGAAGATTATACCGATGCCTTTCCCAACGTTACCAAAGACCGAAACAAGCGTATAAACAATCAATGTAAATACGATGCTAATCAATAGTGCGAAGAAAATAAAATAACCTTTACTTGCTGCATATGTTCCTAAAATTAGGAAATTGCCAGTAGTTACGACTAGTGTTTGAAATATACCAATCGAAATGAAAGTTAATAATCTCCCAAAGTAAATTTCTCTACTTTTATAAGATTTCTCTTCATGAACTTCCGTGGTTAATAAAGAAACCATTAATAATGCGCCTACCCATAATGACAAAGTAGTATAAAATGGTGTCATTCCTGTACCATAATTCGGTATTGGGAACATCCGCTCTTTCTTTATTTCAATTGGACTTGAATAAAAGTCACTTACCTTTTCGATATCTGTCCGAAGAAAATTTATTAAATCCTCGATACTTCCTTTTTCTTCGGCTTTTCTAATCTCATTAGCTAATTTTTTAATTTTTGTTTCGATCAGAGGGAATTCATTAATTAATTGCTGTATATCACCCTTTTTTGTCTCTAATAAATGGGATGTATCAACAAGTACCCCTTTAATGGTCGGTATATTTTTTTTAGCATCAGTCAATATCGTCTGGCTATTTTTAATGGATTCATTCACTAATCTCGATGCCTCATTTAGCTTTGGCACAAAATCTTGGTCAAAATTTGAATTTAAACTCGCTAACGTATTATTTATATTATTTGCACGT from Arthrobacter citreus encodes the following:
- a CDS encoding lipoate--protein ligase family protein, giving the protein MNQYLNRLQNDEIRFIDGSTLGPSFEAKQSFALDDTLCTKIGRLESPPTIRTWVHHNTIVLGIQDTRLPNLVNGVNYLNSQGYKAIVRNSGGLAVVLDEGVLNISIIFPEAEHKLQINDGYEMMYALIQDMFKDLTDKIVAKEIVGSYCPGDFDLSIDGKKFAGISQRRIRKGVAVQIYLCVNESGSKRASIVKDFYEIAINNQETSFNYPTIMPNTMASLSELLSAEITVTDTMKRLLQSLIKLTPKLTPSSLFGDEIDLYNYHLQRMIDRNSELSSMQEC
- the pta gene encoding phosphate acetyltransferase, which translates into the protein MSNLFESIKQKVSGKGISIVLPEGLDERILTAADRLAKEEVLKPILIGNVESVKEKASSLGLELQGVEILDPSTYEKMEELVASFVERRKGKATEEQARKALLDPNYFGTMLVYANKANGLVSGATHSTADTVRPALQIIKTKPGVTKTSGVFIMVREDEKYVFADCAINIAPNSQDLAEIAIESAKTAKLFDIEPKIAMLSFSTKGSAKSPETEKVAEAVKIAKELAPELTLDGEFQFDAAFVPSVAKSKAPDSVIKGDANTFVFPSLEAGNIGYKIAQRLGNFEAIGPILQGLNMPVNDLSRGCNSEDVYKLSIITAAQSL
- a CDS encoding heme-dependent peroxidase; protein product: MSEAAKTLDGWYCLHDFRSMDWHAFKQLSSDERQLAITEFQQVFSKWNQVADAGEGSHAIYNILGQKADMMFMVLRPTMDELLHIETEINKTTLSQFMIPTYSYVSVVELSNYLSEEDGDPYQNPHVRSRLYPALPKSQYVCFYPMDKKREGEDNWYMLPSGARKEMMYSHGKIGRGYAGKVKQIITGSVGFDDYEWGVTLFAEDVLQFKKLIYEMRFDEVSARYGVFGSFFVGTILKEDAFSKYLYV
- a CDS encoding cell wall hydrolase, with protein sequence MAVIRYTEAEVSLLARLMRAEAEGEGKEGMLMVGNVCVNRVLCDCLDFRDIRSLTDMVYQNPGGFEAVQKSYFYQRARDQDIELSRKVIAGQRFWPATYGLWFFRPAGSCPGTWFNQKLAGRYKSHCFYQPTSQDCPKVYSV
- the gerQ gene encoding spore coat protein GerQ is translated as MITQQGQVTTPAGLFEQSYVENILRANRGKIATVYMTFTGHQQQVFVGYIMGAGRDHIVLRDVNSTKTFVLLTIYLDYVTFDEEIALPYQL
- a CDS encoding DUF423 domain-containing protein; amino-acid sequence: MKLFFLFGSIFAFLSIALGAFGAHGLEGKISEKSLEVWHKAVQYQMFQTGGLFIIAFLIDKYGSSTQLMWAGWLSVIGIILFSGSLYILSVSGIKILGAITPLGGLAFLVAWILVGITVMK
- a CDS encoding YwdI family protein, with translation MIYLNISVEKVIQQIENELQKAKVNTQKPGQFRERIASIRSLCELLLEDESSVEVIKSVITSNVIQSIPSQPFMSQPSVMPKMDDSEQGGSLLDF
- a CDS encoding HAD family phosphatase; this encodes MDYKMIVLDIDDTLLTDHHVISPRTKEALLKAQDIGVKVVLASGRPTFAMHKLAEELLLHDYGSYVLSFNGGIITDYRTKNNVYECALTKDQAHELYEISKKHNVFVHTYIENDIITEQGNQYTDIEGELTGMPIKEVSSFTGHVQTDVVKLLMLEDPEKLAQVEKILQKELEGKISVMRSKPFFLELTNIEVDKGKSLNHLIQILGIRQDEVISVGDGYNDLPMIKFAGLGVAMGNAPEEIKQQADYVTATNNEDGVAQVVEKFILNNQ
- a CDS encoding uracil-DNA glycosylase; its protein translation is MSLLQLSSQWREKLKLEFDKPYFKDLMRFLEEEYKNQTIYPEKDHLFQALNECSYENCKVVILGQDPYHQPGQAHGLSFSVLPGVKIPPSLRNIYKELNSDLGIDIPTSGYLNNWANQGILLLNTVLTVREGEPNSHKNKGWEVFTNTILSELNKHERPIIFVLWGKHAQAKEELITSSRHAILKAHHPSPLSASRGFFGSKPFSQINQKLEEFQMEAIDWAVK
- a CDS encoding putative sulfate exporter family transporter, producing the protein MGIVLKIIPGLVICLIIALVSQSLSYILPIGAATFSILIGLLIGNTVHLKSYFEGGRKFAESKLLEISIFLLGATISVQMISLLGLKGIILIVTQMCFVIIFTIWIGEKLGFGLNFSYLMASGNAVCGSSAIGATAPAIHATQEEKGLAVTLVNMMGTVLMFILPVIASVLYHSQTLPTSALIGSTLQSVGQVVASGSLVNDEVKNYATLFKLIRVVFLVFVVFSLSNIKRRNIPTEDSSEKVRIQFPWYVIGFVILCVLYSLGVLPSWAATISNNTSHLLEIIALAAIGLNVNLKRIIKQGKLLSLYALSIVGFQILLAILLIQLFY
- a CDS encoding glycosyltransferase family 2 protein, with product MFSLKISVVVYCYNSGENLERFHVNLSNTLKLLKDDYEIIYINDGSEDDTLLALQVVANHSNHLKYISFTRHFGREGALYAGLEHSKGEVVVLMDGSFIHPPNVILEMMDEYQKGNNHVLASKKLENSVLKKAKKGIVEKFIRKFVDPDILQNESDFRLLSRKVVNAILSMPESNRYSKGMFNWIGFKIKEIEYEITSRIINKESEVKKLDSMKRSIEYILCFNTRPLRLLTKIGLLLIGISLVIFIMMSFKVLLVGIRIPGLYTISNFIMLFGGVQLLMIGVLGEYLGKTYYEAKRRPQYIVESSSYNEE